The Psychromonas sp. MME1 genome window below encodes:
- a CDS encoding protein YgfX, producing the protein MPYYNAIKYSIIVERSIYAALVTTGAYCVLIISFLTLFDFNWFASSPFFVLLVAIAVYGGKKSYEQCYQLKFSDAGDVELLLASGEVMRAKVTASSFYNSFFLSLHLQSKEPMAGGQCAALKKKARRVVIYRDAVSTKEYRQLARLLHFGR; encoded by the coding sequence ATGCCATATTACAACGCGATAAAATATAGCATCATCGTTGAACGTTCAATTTATGCCGCACTTGTTACCACTGGTGCATATTGTGTGTTAATTATATCGTTCTTGACTCTATTTGATTTCAATTGGTTCGCTTCCTCCCCCTTTTTCGTTTTGCTAGTTGCTATCGCCGTTTATGGAGGAAAAAAAAGCTACGAACAATGTTATCAGCTTAAATTCAGCGATGCGGGTGATGTTGAATTGTTATTGGCCAGTGGGGAAGTTATGCGTGCTAAGGTCACTGCGAGTTCTTTTTATAACAGCTTTTTTTTATCCTTGCATTTACAAAGTAAAGAGCCAATGGCTGGTGGACAGTGTGCAGCGCTGAAGAAAAAGGCGCGACGTGTTGTTATTTATAGGGATGCGGTTAGCACAAAGGAGTATCGCCAACTCGCCCGCTTACTTCACTTCGGGCGATAA
- a CDS encoding class I adenylate cyclase, translating into MNHEIKRLCQKADQFNRLRIQSAQVLMNEEEINVFQTFPLLFHFNHPTLPGYIDGDVPTGIHLYEITDKHRDILANFLEVELPVKTSNINDLIGLYAMGSTSSVGQSSESDFDIWICYPHQLEPERIKLLNEKAWNITHWANNFNVELNFFLIPDNKFRVDNDANMTYDACGSSQHMLLLDEFYRTALHIAGKRILWRQIPFEHEQNYDQYVKSLYESGELNPQDWLDLGGFHRIPAEEYFGATLWQLYKGIDNPYKAVLKTILMEAYSWEYPNTELIAMSYKKTFQEQTYYDENLDPYCLMLNKVTSYLMSINDSKRLEVVRACFYLKTEENLSKKEIHDNNAWRRSIVSKFVKQWGWNDQEIAYLDNRKNWKVSEVSKAKDVLLETLMGSYRKLLSFARDNNISESISAEDLGILSRKLYAAHETLPGKVDLINPNISPDLFEPDLSFIQVPENRTNPAGWYLYNCPIENNALMQTPKLMHAKYISKLISWCHMNGLYDEETRLHLYNQGSDLVEQKLNQFIQDLHSIFPIYVPKASNQALSRPCEIKHLTIFLNVEKDPTRHWQDTQESVLNQIDDVFSCGEHKECLIGSIDLIYRNSWNEVRSLHFDNEFAVVDALTTILGKMHQEARPPEQIDIFCYSRYFTQQISQAFYKKLNEYIQLRLDSIAQRSVQTLWTGGRKFAFYFERTGVTLQHLESTVDIYSHISNKKLSTSAINLKNTHFTETAEIIESHISDGLIQFFFENYHGGFNVYIANADNEIETFHHFSGSKDDLVQNVNRFYASNNPSNDLDEQINFNLPQFYDIGALEDGKLFLSPYKSNGKNSF; encoded by the coding sequence TTGAATCACGAAATTAAAAGATTATGTCAAAAAGCCGATCAATTTAATCGCTTACGGATACAATCAGCACAAGTATTAATGAATGAAGAAGAGATCAATGTTTTTCAAACTTTCCCACTATTATTTCATTTTAATCATCCGACATTACCCGGTTATATTGATGGAGATGTTCCAACTGGAATACACTTATATGAAATAACAGATAAACATAGGGATATTTTAGCGAATTTCCTAGAAGTAGAATTACCCGTTAAAACTTCTAATATTAACGACCTCATTGGTTTATATGCGATGGGTAGTACGTCATCTGTCGGACAAAGCTCTGAAAGTGACTTCGATATTTGGATTTGCTATCCACATCAGCTTGAACCTGAACGAATAAAATTATTAAATGAAAAAGCATGGAATATCACCCACTGGGCAAATAACTTTAATGTTGAGTTAAACTTTTTTTTAATACCTGATAATAAATTTCGCGTCGATAATGATGCCAATATGACCTACGATGCATGTGGTTCATCGCAGCATATGTTGCTGCTTGATGAGTTCTACCGTACCGCATTACATATAGCAGGAAAAAGAATACTGTGGCGACAAATTCCCTTTGAACACGAGCAAAATTACGATCAGTATGTAAAAAGCTTATATGAAAGTGGCGAGTTAAATCCACAAGACTGGTTAGACTTAGGCGGATTCCATCGCATTCCCGCAGAAGAGTATTTTGGTGCCACACTTTGGCAATTATATAAAGGCATCGATAATCCTTATAAAGCCGTACTAAAAACAATTTTGATGGAAGCATATTCTTGGGAGTATCCGAATACTGAACTGATTGCGATGTCTTACAAAAAAACCTTCCAAGAACAAACTTATTACGATGAAAACCTAGATCCCTATTGCTTAATGCTCAATAAAGTTACTTCCTATTTAATGAGTATTAATGACAGCAAGCGGCTTGAAGTCGTAAGAGCCTGTTTTTACCTCAAAACGGAAGAAAACTTATCCAAGAAAGAGATACACGATAACAATGCTTGGCGACGCTCAATTGTTAGCAAATTTGTTAAGCAATGGGGCTGGAATGATCAAGAGATAGCCTATTTGGACAATCGTAAAAACTGGAAGGTCTCAGAGGTTAGTAAAGCAAAAGATGTCTTATTAGAAACACTGATGGGGAGTTACCGGAAATTACTAAGCTTTGCGAGAGACAACAATATATCAGAATCGATTAGCGCAGAAGACCTGGGTATTTTATCGCGCAAACTCTACGCAGCTCATGAAACATTACCAGGGAAAGTGGATCTAATTAATCCCAATATTTCACCCGACCTTTTTGAACCAGATCTTAGTTTTATTCAAGTTCCAGAAAACAGAACAAATCCGGCGGGTTGGTACCTATACAATTGCCCTATTGAAAATAATGCGTTAATGCAAACGCCCAAATTAATGCACGCCAAATATATATCGAAATTAATCTCTTGGTGCCATATGAATGGCTTATATGATGAAGAAACCAGATTACATCTATATAATCAAGGCTCCGATCTTGTAGAGCAAAAACTGAATCAGTTTATTCAGGATCTGCATTCTATTTTCCCTATTTATGTTCCCAAAGCAAGTAATCAAGCCCTCAGCCGACCTTGTGAAATAAAACACCTTACTATCTTTTTAAATGTCGAAAAAGATCCAACTCGGCACTGGCAAGATACCCAAGAGAGCGTACTGAATCAAATTGACGATGTATTTTCATGTGGAGAACATAAAGAGTGCTTGATCGGCAGCATTGATCTTATTTATCGCAACTCTTGGAATGAAGTGCGTAGCCTGCACTTTGACAATGAATTCGCTGTCGTAGATGCTCTGACGACTATTTTAGGTAAGATGCATCAAGAGGCTCGCCCCCCTGAGCAAATCGATATTTTTTGTTATAGTCGTTATTTTACTCAACAAATTAGCCAAGCATTTTATAAAAAACTCAATGAATATATACAATTACGTTTAGACTCAATAGCACAACGTTCAGTACAAACATTATGGACCGGCGGACGAAAATTTGCATTTTACTTCGAGCGCACAGGGGTCACGCTACAACACCTAGAAAGCACCGTGGATATTTATAGCCACATATCCAATAAAAAATTATCCACCAGCGCCATTAACCTAAAAAACACCCACTTTACTGAGACTGCTGAAATTATCGAATCTCATATTAGTGATGGGCTTATCCAATTTTTCTTCGAAAATTATCATGGTGGATTCAATGTCTATATTGCCAATGCAGATAATGAGATAGAGACCTTCCATCATTTTTCTGGCAGCAAAGATGATTTAGTGCAAAATGTAAATCGCTTCTATGCATCCAATAATCCTAGTAATGATTTAGATGAACAGATTAACTTCAATTTGCCGCAATTTTATGACATTGGCGCACTTGAAGATGGCAAATTATTTTTATCTCCCTATAAAAGCAATGGCAAAAATAGCTTCTAA
- a CDS encoding LysR family transcriptional regulator, with protein sequence MHLHSIIPKPVTEYDLRLLRIFMSVVEHGGFSAAEKTLGITRSTISVHMSNLETRMKLKLCMRGRGGFSLTQEGQLVYRAVINLFDSLNDFSLIVGTLGKELSGEIVILCADQLDKNKQHKLARTIEIVHEKAPNLHITLDGDSISNIEKLLLKDKAHIGIFPDYQKVDGLSYTPLTSEPIYLCCGKKHPFFNKVDTHITSEDLATASSIHPGIDIEANGREQLKKLNLNAKAYQFDMRKTMIISGQYLGYMPQSYIQQELNAGEIRIIQPSTRTYQFDLSLVNKKMPIEPNKVSLLQNAFNIAFN encoded by the coding sequence ATGCATCTCCATTCTATTATTCCTAAGCCAGTGACTGAGTACGATTTACGCTTATTACGCATTTTTATGTCTGTTGTAGAACACGGGGGCTTTTCTGCCGCTGAAAAAACGCTTGGTATTACACGTTCAACCATCAGTGTGCATATGTCTAATCTTGAAACGCGCATGAAACTTAAACTTTGTATGCGTGGACGTGGTGGTTTTTCATTGACTCAAGAAGGACAACTAGTCTATCGAGCAGTTATCAACTTATTTGATTCCTTGAATGATTTTTCATTAATAGTTGGTACATTAGGCAAGGAGTTAAGTGGTGAAATTGTGATTTTATGCGCAGATCAACTGGACAAAAATAAACAACATAAATTGGCTCGTACAATTGAAATCGTACATGAGAAAGCCCCTAATCTCCATATTACTTTAGATGGAGACTCTATTTCTAATATTGAAAAATTATTACTCAAAGATAAAGCTCATATAGGCATATTTCCTGACTATCAAAAAGTTGATGGGTTGAGTTATACCCCACTGACAAGCGAACCGATTTACCTTTGTTGTGGTAAAAAACATCCTTTTTTTAATAAAGTAGACACGCACATTACGTCAGAAGATTTAGCGACCGCTTCCAGTATTCACCCAGGTATAGACATTGAAGCAAATGGACGCGAGCAGTTAAAAAAACTGAATCTTAATGCTAAGGCTTATCAATTTGATATGCGTAAGACGATGATAATTTCTGGTCAATATTTAGGCTACATGCCACAAAGTTATATCCAACAAGAATTGAACGCGGGGGAAATTAGAATAATTCAACCTAGCACTCGGACTTATCAATTCGATTTATCTTTAGTAAATAAAAAGATGCCAATAGAACCCAATAAAGTTAGCTTGTTACAAAACGCTTTTAATATTGCATTTAACTAA
- the ygfZ gene encoding tRNA-modifying protein YgfZ → MLTLSQLNNISQLPDLVLCPLEHWDLIRVSGEDRVTFLQGQLTCDIANLKPGQQTLAAQCNPQGKVWSILRILVLEDRILLTQPSSVTATQLPELQKYGTFSKVEISKETEYQAIGLAGRKSAEYIAKQLGVAATHDESRLTENGILVKQPYPSLRYLAILKNQQAEELISDLKEQAAVFDDSLWNAMNIASGVAFIEEKTSGLFIPQMLNLQALNGISFSKGCYIGQETIARAKYRGINKRALFILTGRASKAPEVGDNVQVLVNNNWKRIGTIISGCQYGDGHIEVLAVLPNDYNDDDIYQVQEIEGSTLYCAPLPYQLAEE, encoded by the coding sequence ATGCTAACACTTAGTCAACTGAACAATATTAGCCAACTACCCGATTTAGTTTTATGCCCACTTGAACATTGGGATTTAATCCGAGTATCAGGTGAAGACCGCGTGACCTTTCTACAAGGGCAACTGACTTGCGATATAGCTAACCTAAAACCGGGACAACAAACACTCGCTGCTCAATGTAATCCACAGGGAAAAGTGTGGAGTATTCTTCGGATCCTTGTATTAGAAGATCGCATTTTGCTTACCCAACCAAGCTCAGTGACAGCCACACAACTACCAGAACTGCAAAAATATGGCACATTTTCTAAAGTTGAAATAAGCAAAGAAACTGAATATCAAGCAATCGGTCTGGCTGGACGAAAATCTGCAGAATATATTGCCAAACAATTAGGTGTTGCGGCAACACACGATGAAAGCCGACTCACAGAAAATGGCATTTTAGTTAAACAGCCCTATCCATCGCTACGTTACCTCGCTATTTTAAAAAATCAACAGGCCGAAGAGCTAATTAGCGATCTTAAGGAACAAGCCGCGGTTTTTGATGATAGTTTATGGAATGCCATGAATATTGCATCTGGTGTTGCTTTCATAGAAGAAAAAACATCAGGCTTGTTTATTCCGCAGATGCTTAATCTACAAGCGCTTAACGGCATAAGCTTTAGTAAAGGTTGCTACATTGGGCAAGAGACGATCGCTCGAGCAAAATATCGTGGAATCAACAAACGCGCCCTATTTATCCTCACTGGTCGTGCTAGCAAAGCACCTGAAGTCGGAGATAATGTCCAAGTATTAGTCAATAACAATTGGAAGCGTATCGGCACCATTATATCTGGATGTCAATATGGAGATGGGCATATCGAAGTACTTGCGGTTTTGCCAAACGATTATAACGACGATGATATATATCAAGTTCAAGAAATTGAAGGCTCAACTTTATATTGCGCCCCCCTTCCCTACCAATTAGCTGAAGAGTAA
- a CDS encoding succinate dehydrogenase assembly factor 2, translated as MTEVVNKSRLLWACRRGMLELDVLFMPFVTDTFDCLSDNDKLTLQRLLSCEDPELFAWFMGHKICPDLELSKMINAILQRDKI; from the coding sequence ATGACAGAAGTGGTTAATAAATCGCGCTTATTATGGGCGTGTCGGCGTGGGATGTTGGAGCTAGATGTGTTATTTATGCCATTTGTCACTGACACTTTTGATTGCTTATCTGATAACGATAAACTGACTCTACAGCGCTTACTTTCATGTGAGGATCCTGAGCTATTTGCTTGGTTTATGGGGCACAAAATCTGTCCCGACCTAGAATTATCTAAGATGATTAATGCCATATTACAACGCGATAAAATATAG
- a CDS encoding NAD-dependent succinate-semialdehyde dehydrogenase — translation MLNHQDLGLQDKQLIKNFSYINGSWHSSESQIEVTNPANGKVIARVANAGVVETELAIKSANDAYKMWSTKSANERAKLMKNWFDLMMQHQEDLGRILTLEQGKPFAEAKGEIAYGAAFIEWFAEEGKRVYGDTIPGPAHDKRIIVIKQPIGVVAAITPWNFPNAMISRKAAAALAAGCTFVVRPATQTPLSALAMAELAERAGIPGGVFNVVVGDDARGMGEVLTQHPYVNKFTFTGSTAVGKSLIRQCASSVKKVSMELGGNAPFIVFNDADVEAAVQGAVMSKYRNAGQTCVCTNRIFVQSKVVEEFTAKFVAAVSALTVGDGLVEGINIGPMISSDAVINVHKLVEESISAGANLVLGGKKHKYGDNFYQPTILTNVTNDMPIASNEIFGPVSPIIAFEDEDEVIAMANDTEYGLAAYFYARDIGLIWRVAEALEFGMVGINEAAISNAAAPFGGVKQSGNGREGSKYGLDDYLEIKYLCLGGLDK, via the coding sequence ATGCTGAATCATCAAGACTTAGGTTTACAAGATAAACAATTAATTAAAAATTTTTCTTATATTAACGGCAGTTGGCACAGTAGTGAGTCTCAAATAGAGGTGACTAATCCCGCTAATGGGAAAGTGATTGCGAGAGTGGCTAATGCAGGGGTTGTGGAAACTGAATTAGCCATAAAATCAGCTAATGACGCTTACAAAATGTGGTCAACTAAATCAGCAAATGAACGTGCTAAATTAATGAAAAATTGGTTTGATTTAATGATGCAACATCAAGAAGATTTAGGACGGATTTTAACGCTAGAACAAGGTAAACCATTTGCGGAAGCAAAAGGTGAAATAGCCTATGGCGCTGCATTCATTGAATGGTTTGCTGAGGAAGGCAAACGAGTTTATGGTGATACTATTCCTGGTCCTGCTCACGATAAACGTATTATTGTTATAAAACAGCCCATTGGTGTTGTTGCTGCTATCACTCCGTGGAACTTTCCGAATGCAATGATTTCTCGTAAAGCGGCCGCAGCATTGGCGGCGGGTTGTACTTTTGTGGTTCGTCCAGCAACACAAACACCACTTTCTGCATTAGCGATGGCTGAACTAGCCGAACGTGCGGGCATTCCAGGAGGTGTTTTTAACGTCGTTGTTGGAGACGATGCAAGAGGGATGGGTGAAGTATTAACACAACACCCATATGTCAATAAATTCACTTTTACCGGGTCAACGGCTGTAGGTAAGTCATTAATTAGGCAATGCGCATCGTCAGTAAAAAAGGTATCGATGGAGCTAGGTGGTAATGCACCCTTTATTGTCTTTAACGATGCAGATGTTGAAGCCGCAGTACAAGGCGCAGTAATGTCTAAATATCGTAATGCGGGTCAAACTTGTGTTTGTACGAATCGTATTTTTGTACAAAGCAAAGTGGTTGAAGAATTCACTGCAAAATTTGTAGCTGCAGTATCTGCGTTAACTGTAGGTGATGGTTTAGTTGAAGGGATAAATATCGGCCCTATGATCTCTAGTGATGCCGTTATTAATGTTCATAAGCTAGTGGAGGAGTCTATCTCAGCGGGAGCAAATTTGGTTTTAGGTGGTAAAAAACATAAATATGGGGATAACTTCTATCAACCCACTATTTTAACTAATGTCACCAATGATATGCCCATTGCCAGTAATGAAATTTTTGGCCCCGTTTCTCCCATTATTGCTTTTGAAGATGAAGATGAAGTGATTGCAATGGCCAACGACACTGAGTATGGGTTAGCTGCTTACTTTTATGCGCGCGATATTGGTTTAATTTGGCGTGTTGCTGAAGCTCTTGAGTTTGGCATGGTTGGAATTAATGAAGCAGCCATCTCCAATGCTGCCGCTCCCTTTGGAGGTGTAAAGCAATCTGGGAATGGTCGCGAAGGGTCAAAATATGGCTTAGACGATTACTTAGAAATTAAATATTTATGTCTGGGTGGTTTAGATAAATAA